The genomic region tacttctttttgcaaataaacttgCATGCCGATCATGTTACGTTGTTTACATTACAATTTTACTCAGATTATGAAGTGACGTTATACTACCAAAACAAGAACAGTCACACCTtacatatcaaacttttttaaattgcGTGTGATGTCACCGCAACTGCCAATCATATTAGTGACACACCTTACAATTCCGTTTTAGTACAGTTTGGAAGTTCAAATTAAGAGTTTTTTACGTGCTACATGACATTACTGGCGGTCTTTGGGTGATCCCGAAACAAAGTTCGTTGAGACCGGCAATGTGGTTTTGGATCAtcgccactattcaattttctttaaaaccttGAAATAAAATCACACAGCAGTAACTCAAATTGaaaccttttaaaaatgttgttaaagaaaaaaacacacaagtcATGTATACCAAGGTCCAATAAGGGTCGAGTTTTGCCCCTAATGtgactgaaaaaaacaatcaaatagaCAAACATTGGCGTCAGCTCAGTGTTACTCTTTTAATTGCAACTACTAGCTGTAAATGACATGCAGGctgttaaattttattcaattggAAAGTTCTGTTTAAGCTATTGAAGTAAAATATTACTTGAAAAGTTATGTGAACAGGATATGATAAGCTGGGAGAAACGGCACTCTTAATACAACTATCAGCTGTTTAATGTCAGACCGGCTTCTCAAGTCTATTCAAATTGGCTTATAGCTTATTAAGGTCAAACTATTACCTTATGTGAGCAGGGAAGAATGACCTAGGAGGAACTGCTTGGTGTTGGTGATGTCTAATTCGTGTTATAACCTTTTCAGCAACAGCAACTGTCGATGGCATATCAAAGCTTCCACCACATTGTCAACTGTGTTTCTAGAAGTAGTCTTCAGTGACATAGAAAACGATGATTCATGTAGATACGATAAAATGGTTATATATGACGGTGAGAAAGctttttatgatataatattatctATTATACTATTTGACGTCGTCTGCGAAAATAAGTCATTTTGAAgcaatataacattttaaccaatatatgataacaaaattatGTATGGGCACGAATCCTCTCCAAAAATTAACTGACGACGTCACAAagatagaaaaatatttcacatcacttgtaatgctttgaaataattTCGAAAGTTACCAAAAGTGAGGAGCCAAATGCTAAAAACAAGTACAAGAATATATACATTagaataattgcaaaatacaaagtatgttaaagggactagtgttcatattttatgttaggtatattgttgtaaaaaatgtttaaaaagtaattactTATCTTTATAACACACACACCAAACAGCAAGTAATAGACATTTGTTTCGAGGTCAGACCATTAAAAAACTTCAACGATGAAGAACAAACTAAAGACATTCGGAATTGAGGCTGTCGAAGAAGTTTTGTTGAATGAGATCCGCCGAAAGGGTTAAAAAGGGCTGTAGATCGTTCACTCCTGAAAATAAGCACCAGTAGAAGTTTCTTCGATTGATTCGGACTCGAATGCCTCCAGGAATTCGGACTCGAGTGCTACCAAGGAGTCAGACTTGAGTTTTACCAAGAATTCGGATTCGCGTGGAATCGATGTATAAGCTAATAGCTGCACTCAAgctcaaatatgttttgaatgataATAAAGAGAGCACCTGCATCATAAAGATCAGCCAAATGAAATACATGCGAATTCATGGAGTGGTGGTTTCGGCGATGTCCTAGGAGGAGCCCCATATGACTTTCTGAGCATATTCCTTTAGGTGTCTGGGGTTTGGTGGGTCTtatgtacccccccccccttaactTTAAACCCTTGATCCTCCTCTAGATTTATCTTATCAACCTTTTCTCTTGCGATCTATGGCGTTTGTTCAATATTTCAGGAAGTTACGTTTGCGAAAACCAGTTGATTCATACGGAATGTCCAGAGCGGACCAGTGCGGATTCGACACCTTCAAGCAATTTGACTTCTTCCGGTGACAGTTTTACCATTATTCTTTCATCAGACACATCATTTGAGAGACACggatttataattaaatattatgaacACTTTGTGAACTACACAACGACGACCTTTTCAACTACTAGTCTGACTTCAAGTGTTGCCATGACCACGAAAGGAAACACAGCTTTGCTTTCGGAGCAGCAGACAACAACTAGTCAAAGTAAGTTCAAATTGCATTAAAGTTCTCCGCCCTGTTGTTACAGGGTAATAATAATACagatataacaaaaaacaatgtaatCTTGAGTTTAATCATTTTACGTGTCATTGTTTCTGCCACGGGAATGTTTATTCTTAGTATTCACAATAGTACACTCTCTAACTGTGTGATGAAATAATAGTAATAGGAAAAATAGAACGCATAAAACATGATCAACTTACTTGTCATCGAGAATAAAAATacctatatatattttttcagatttACAAATAAGTATACCAATCATGGTATCGTGTGCGATAGCTGGGGCAGCCACAGTGCTTGGGGTGATAGCATTATGCTGGATGGTAAAGCATATAAAGGCTAAGAAAAGGGCCAAGAAGGGACTCATAACAGTTCGGGCAATAGCACCTCTACCGCCGAGGAGGACAACCGCACTGCACCAAAGACCTTCATCTAGTGTGTTAGCCTTTGTTTGATGTGGTCAATTAGAAGATTGCATAATTAATGTGTTCTTTCTTTCATTTATGCTTTGAGTGGCTGTGTTTGATAAGTGGAATAAGCTTGTAATTTGTGTTGGCGATATCACGGATATACAAACCAtggatttaaaaaaactgtCCGATATCGATGAACGAAAAGAAGTAATTATTTACCCACAATCCTAACCTCGCCATCGCCATATATCGGGCAGTATTTCGTTAGGCAATACTGGGCGATCTCCGTAAATGTCCGTCAGCTCTGCTTATAAATAGGACTGAcgttgtttataattatatatccgTGGTGATATGAATTGTGTTTGTGATGTGTTTCATGAACATGTGTGAAAT from Mya arenaria isolate MELC-2E11 chromosome 3, ASM2691426v1 harbors:
- the LOC128228322 gene encoding deleted in malignant brain tumors 1 protein-like isoform X2 encodes the protein MDNSTAIRIAMDLWTSTFILYWTVLTTLFENALSQCSGSPLTITATETPTKLTTAGYPTAYSNDLYCEWLVDSGVAGQRLLLYSDDVDVNCPGDSFTIYNGNSTTDAILEGPTCGNSATTNVFWTSGRYALLTFTTDASTVQRGLQMTYVTAADTSGSACTAEYTLTASSTPQYLTSEGFPGKYASNSNCRWHIKASTTLSTVFLEVVFSDIENDDSCRYDKMVIYDGSYVCENQLIHTECPERTSADSTPSSNLTSSGDSFTIILSSDTSFERHGFIIKYYEHFVNYTTTTFSTTSLTSSVAMTTKGNTALLSEQQTTTSQNLQISIPIMVSCAIAGAATVLGVIALCWMVKHIKAKKRAKKGLITVRAIAPLPPRRTTALHQRPSSSVLAFV
- the LOC128228322 gene encoding deleted in malignant brain tumors 1 protein-like isoform X3, whose product is MDLWTSTFILYWTVLTTLFENALSQCSGSPLTITATETPTKLTTAGYPTAYSNDLYCEWLVDSGVAGQRLLLYSDDVDVNCPGDSFTIYNGNSTTDAILEGPTCGNSATTNVFWTSGRYALLTFTTDASTVQRGLQMTYVTAADTSGSACTAEYTLTASSTPQYLTSEGFPGKYASNSNCRWHIKASTTLSTVFLEVVFSDIENDDSCRYDKMVIYDGSYVCENQLIHTECPERTSADSTPSSNLTSSGDSFTIILSSDTSFERHGFIIKYYEHFVNYTTTTFSTTSLTSSVAMTTKGNTALLSEQQTTTSQNLQISIPIMVSCAIAGAATVLGVIALCWMVKHIKAKKRAKKGLITVRAIAPLPPRRTTALHQRPSSSVLAFV
- the LOC128228322 gene encoding deleted in malignant brain tumors 1 protein-like isoform X1, with product MLNFEYIKDNSTAIRIAMDLWTSTFILYWTVLTTLFENALSQCSGSPLTITATETPTKLTTAGYPTAYSNDLYCEWLVDSGVAGQRLLLYSDDVDVNCPGDSFTIYNGNSTTDAILEGPTCGNSATTNVFWTSGRYALLTFTTDASTVQRGLQMTYVTAADTSGSACTAEYTLTASSTPQYLTSEGFPGKYASNSNCRWHIKASTTLSTVFLEVVFSDIENDDSCRYDKMVIYDGSYVCENQLIHTECPERTSADSTPSSNLTSSGDSFTIILSSDTSFERHGFIIKYYEHFVNYTTTTFSTTSLTSSVAMTTKGNTALLSEQQTTTSQNLQISIPIMVSCAIAGAATVLGVIALCWMVKHIKAKKRAKKGLITVRAIAPLPPRRTTALHQRPSSSVLAFV